One region of Candidatus Poribacteria bacterium genomic DNA includes:
- a CDS encoding aminotransferase class IV, translating to MSQRLVYFNGEFIPEQEARISIFDSALLFGDMVFEVTRTFNQKPFRLREHLDRLYGSIRYAEIDCGLTIDEMEDATYETIEKNLPALDGLDFQIMHDVTRGGYPLYDGLIKEGASPIVSINVFPLIRHVGGQADKYETGSHFVITPQQSVPSRYIDPKAKNRSRIFYKLAELHASRLEEGAMALLTDEHGFITEGTGNNFFIAREGEIFTSKPNDILRGVSRHACMDIASTLGIPLHEADIEPYDVREADEAWWTSTTICMVPVTRFNFQPIGDGKPGPIYLRLLDAWSKEVGVNIPAQAREYAELGKTWTP from the coding sequence ATGTCTCAACGTCTGGTCTATTTCAACGGGGAATTTATTCCCGAACAGGAAGCACGTATCTCCATCTTCGACTCTGCGCTGCTGTTTGGTGATATGGTTTTTGAGGTGACCCGTACCTTTAACCAGAAACCCTTCCGCCTGCGCGAACACTTAGATCGGCTCTATGGGTCAATACGCTATGCCGAAATTGATTGTGGGCTTACCATCGACGAAATGGAAGACGCTACCTATGAGACCATTGAGAAGAACTTACCCGCTCTCGATGGCTTGGACTTCCAGATTATGCACGATGTGACCCGTGGGGGGTACCCACTTTATGATGGTCTCATCAAAGAAGGTGCCTCCCCCATCGTGTCGATTAACGTCTTCCCACTCATCCGGCACGTCGGTGGGCAAGCTGACAAGTATGAAACCGGATCACACTTTGTTATCACACCGCAGCAATCAGTGCCTTCTCGTTATATCGATCCCAAGGCGAAAAACCGGAGCCGCATCTTCTACAAACTCGCTGAACTTCACGCGAGCCGGCTAGAGGAGGGTGCAATGGCGCTGCTGACCGACGAGCACGGCTTCATCACCGAAGGGACGGGCAACAACTTCTTCATCGCTCGGGAGGGCGAGATCTTTACCTCAAAACCCAACGATATTCTGCGTGGGGTGTCGCGTCACGCCTGTATGGACATTGCTTCCACACTCGGTATCCCTCTCCACGAAGCGGACATCGAACCCTACGATGTCCGGGAGGCAGATGAAGCTTGGTGGACGAGTACTACCATCTGTATGGTGCCAGTCACCCGTTTCAACTTCCAGCCAATCGGTGATGGAAAGCCCGGACCCATTTATCTGCGACTGCTCGATGCTTGGTCGAAAGAAGTTGGGGTGAACATTCCCGCCCAAGCACGCGAATACGCAGAACTCGGTAAAACATGGACACCGTAA
- a CDS encoding cobalamin-independent methionine synthase II family protein: protein MSNTLFPTTVIGSLPRSAWVRELILDRKDGKISEEETDRLLNPAVESALRLQERAGLDEVTDGEWRRESYVKVFADRVRGFRADLNPSGGLPYPAVVEPIEHYRPLVVDEIRYIRGLTQRRIKATLPAPYIIGRRMWHPEHSKAAYPTREQLMTDCVPILRQEIALLREAGADTVQLDEPWLSTMVDPDFREREGVTDVQYEMDQCVDFINQTLDGIEGIETGMHLCHAHFDRQHGTEGSYDLIMPALAKVRVGTISMEYATPIAGGLASLVRFPENVRLGLGCIDHCDRQVETSEDVIARVEEAMRYVDKERITLHPDCGFSPSVQNPMDLDEAYLKLKAMCRAALLLREKYA, encoded by the coding sequence ATGTCGAACACACTATTTCCCACAACCGTGATTGGCAGCTTGCCCCGATCTGCGTGGGTGCGTGAGTTAATCCTTGACCGAAAGGATGGAAAAATATCCGAAGAGGAAACAGATCGATTGCTTAACCCGGCGGTCGAATCAGCGCTGCGTCTCCAAGAGCGAGCGGGGTTGGATGAGGTTACCGATGGCGAATGGCGCAGGGAAAGTTACGTCAAGGTCTTTGCTGATCGTGTACGGGGTTTTCGAGCGGATCTCAATCCTAGCGGCGGATTGCCGTACCCGGCGGTGGTGGAACCGATTGAACATTACCGCCCTTTAGTGGTTGATGAAATCCGATACATCCGGGGACTAACTCAGCGACGCATCAAGGCAACCTTACCTGCCCCCTACATCATCGGTCGGCGGATGTGGCATCCCGAACACTCAAAAGCCGCTTATCCCACTCGCGAGCAGTTGATGACCGACTGTGTGCCGATTCTGCGGCAGGAAATTGCACTCCTCCGTGAAGCGGGGGCAGACACGGTGCAACTCGATGAGCCCTGGCTTAGTACCATGGTCGATCCAGACTTCCGAGAACGAGAGGGTGTTACCGATGTCCAGTATGAGATGGATCAGTGTGTCGATTTTATTAACCAAACGCTGGACGGAATCGAAGGTATCGAGACTGGGATGCATCTGTGCCACGCACACTTTGACCGCCAACACGGTACGGAAGGATCCTACGACTTAATCATGCCCGCCTTGGCAAAGGTTCGAGTCGGCACAATTTCAATGGAATATGCTACCCCTATCGCGGGCGGTTTAGCCTCGCTCGTTCGATTTCCTGAGAATGTACGATTGGGGCTTGGGTGCATTGACCATTGTGACCGGCAGGTGGAAACGTCGGAGGATGTGATAGCCCGTGTGGAGGAAGCCATGCGTTATGTGGACAAAGAGCGCATTACGTTGCATCCGGATTGCGGCTTTTCACCATCGGTTCAGAATCCCATGGATCTAGACGAAGCGTACTTGAAACTAAAGGCGATGTGTCGGGCCGCACTGCTGCTCCGCGAAAAATATGCCTGA
- a CDS encoding phytanoyl-CoA dioxygenase family protein: MEISLEEQKEQLMREGYVIVRGIIPPDELEQLRGSVDTIIDKAPPSSRVTVTEWVDKQTANAVEFYFDDRTLDFSRRLMDAPDVAPLGMWVLCHSGTGWHRDIHPIDMAPLDGLQEDIQLNGPPYLQWNLALYDDSYLHVIPRSHLRRNNEAESKKERRMGVVPLPGEITVDLKAGDGVIYINAILHSATPNGDEKRRTLHFGYQSFGAEGFTHFFLPDTMGVEFVEHLSPWAAEKCHHFEALHAERHDDVAFTLRAIFEKDVHAFTEGLHRIHRSEHARMTTLVVLSKIAYLIRKYKDSDAEEYTNGPRIQRMADRFTPDELEQLWQRFAVLDRKLQSDTKQYEPLFQSGPMTYFFFDMPQDFSVDDFIASWN; encoded by the coding sequence ATGGAAATAAGTCTTGAGGAACAGAAAGAGCAACTTATGCGGGAGGGATACGTCATTGTGCGTGGCATAATCCCGCCCGACGAATTAGAACAACTGCGTGGCAGTGTTGACACCATTATCGACAAAGCACCCCCTTCAAGCCGGGTCACGGTGACCGAATGGGTTGATAAACAGACCGCTAACGCTGTCGAGTTCTATTTCGACGACCGTACCCTTGACTTCAGTCGCAGGCTGATGGATGCCCCCGATGTTGCCCCGTTAGGGATGTGGGTGTTGTGTCACTCGGGAACGGGTTGGCACCGTGACATCCATCCAATTGATATGGCACCACTTGATGGATTGCAAGAGGATATTCAGCTCAACGGTCCTCCTTATCTTCAGTGGAATCTTGCGCTCTATGATGATAGCTACTTACACGTGATTCCCCGCAGCCATCTGCGGCGCAACAACGAAGCGGAAAGCAAAAAAGAACGTCGTATGGGAGTTGTTCCACTGCCGGGCGAGATTACCGTAGACCTCAAAGCCGGCGATGGTGTCATCTACATCAACGCCATCCTGCATAGTGCCACACCAAACGGGGATGAGAAGCGGCGAACACTTCACTTTGGATACCAATCATTTGGTGCCGAAGGATTTACGCATTTTTTCCTACCTGATACAATGGGTGTTGAATTTGTGGAACATTTGTCGCCGTGGGCTGCTGAAAAATGTCATCACTTTGAGGCACTCCACGCGGAGCGACACGACGACGTTGCATTCACACTCCGCGCCATCTTTGAAAAAGATGTACATGCCTTTACAGAAGGATTGCACCGGATTCACCGCAGTGAGCACGCCCGGATGACTACCCTAGTTGTGTTGTCAAAGATTGCTTACTTGATTCGCAAATATAAAGATTCCGACGCAGAAGAATATACCAACGGTCCCCGCATCCAGCGGATGGCAGACCGTTTTACCCCCGACGAATTGGAACAACTCTGGCAGCGATTCGCTGTCCTCGATCGCAAACTGCAATCGGATACGAAGCAGTATGAACCGCTGTTTCAGAGTGGTCCGATGACGTACTTCTTTTTCGATATGCCTCAGGATTTCAGCGTTGACGACTTCATCGCTAGTTGGAATTGA
- a CDS encoding dipeptidase yields MTTPEAAAELYKESVVIDCLNVSNWESPAVFQSLHAGGVTAINATVATWENYQQTLDNIAAWFRRLREYGDILMQVKSVKELLQAKQHGKVGIIFGSQNASPIENDLDRLALFHALGMRVIQVTYHERNLLGNGCWERRDDGLSNFGVDAIREMNALGILIDLSHVGDRTTLEAIELSEKPVAITHANARSYFHHPRNKTDDALKLLAERNGVIGATSITSFLPTQFESTLEDYVDAIDDMVERVGINHVGVGTDFTQDQPTSFWEYIGAQQGTKYPSTFVNPDVRYDQLPMSPKGFETPDKFPDLGAALLKRGYKPDEVTKILGGNWVRLFREVWTE; encoded by the coding sequence ATGACAACACCAGAAGCTGCAGCAGAACTTTACAAAGAATCTGTTGTGATAGATTGTCTGAATGTGAGCAATTGGGAGAGTCCGGCTGTGTTCCAGAGCTTGCACGCTGGGGGTGTAACAGCCATCAACGCCACCGTTGCGACATGGGAAAATTATCAGCAGACTTTGGACAACATTGCTGCTTGGTTTCGCCGGCTTCGAGAATACGGCGACATCCTTATGCAGGTAAAATCCGTGAAGGAACTGCTCCAAGCTAAGCAACACGGCAAAGTAGGTATAATCTTCGGTTCTCAGAACGCGTCTCCCATTGAAAACGATCTCGACCGACTGGCGCTGTTTCACGCGCTAGGAATGCGAGTCATCCAAGTGACCTACCACGAGCGGAACCTGCTGGGTAATGGCTGCTGGGAACGTAGAGACGACGGTTTAAGCAATTTTGGTGTTGATGCTATCCGGGAGATGAATGCACTCGGTATCCTGATTGATCTTTCTCATGTGGGGGATCGCACCACGCTGGAGGCGATAGAATTGTCGGAAAAACCTGTCGCGATTACCCACGCGAACGCCCGTTCCTATTTCCACCATCCCCGAAATAAGACGGACGATGCGCTGAAATTGTTGGCAGAACGGAATGGTGTAATCGGTGCAACCTCCATCACCTCTTTCTTACCGACCCAATTTGAATCCACGCTAGAGGACTATGTGGATGCGATAGATGACATGGTGGAACGGGTCGGGATTAACCATGTGGGTGTTGGAACAGATTTTACACAAGATCAACCAACCTCTTTCTGGGAGTACATTGGCGCGCAGCAGGGGACAAAATACCCGTCCACCTTTGTGAATCCAGACGTGCGATATGACCAGCTACCGATGTCTCCCAAGGGCTTTGAAACGCCCGATAAGTTTCCAGACTTGGGAGCCGCACTCCTAAAACGAGGTTACAAACCGGACGAGGTTACCAAAATTCTGGGTGGAAATTGGGTCAGACTGTTTCGGGAGGTGTGGACAGAGTAA